The following DNA comes from Peromyscus leucopus breed LL Stock chromosome 2, UCI_PerLeu_2.1, whole genome shotgun sequence.
CCTCGGCAGCTGGACATGTGTCAGTTGTTGCCTGTAAATCTAATTACTGAAAATCAGAGCATACCACCGCATGACCACgaggataataaaaaaaactactgCTCAGCTATGATTAGaaaattcaactttttatttctcctcactCCTGAATATTAGGTACCATATTAACTGTGAAATGTACATCCTGTCTTGGTGCCCAGGCTATCCCATTCCAAACGAGGAAAGGTCGTTTGTTAAGACATGAAGCAGCTGAAGGAAAAACACCCTTCCTAGTAGTCAAGGAAATTAACTTTAAAGTCAATTATTAGGAACAAAATAGGTAAAAACCACTATTAGCTGTGTATTTACTTCAAATAAGAGTCATAATAATGTGCTTAAAGAGCTATCTGAAACAACacagcacaaaacaaacagatttcGACGCTAAGACTACTTTAAAATCTCCACTGTCACAAAAACATTCCAAAAATTATGACCAAACCTACGATTCTCTTGATATCGAGGATGTTATTGGGTTTGACGAGTTTCTCCAAAGTACGTCATTTTGGGGAGTTGGGTCCacttaaagatataaaatatggcAACCAAGTAGGTTTTAAAACGGTGAAGATTTGTACCCCTCAAAATTTAAATGCTGTCATTTTAGAAACCCAGGCAACCTTATTAACTTGTTTTTCCCCACCTCTGTGGATACCAACCTGCAGCGCAGTTCTCCCAAATCCATTTTGAGCGTTGACGTTTACATTATTTTGCAACAAACTAGTAAGTTGCTCTAGGTCCCCCCTGGCAGCTGCGGACGCCAACTCGTTCCCCCAAGGCTCGGCCATTCTTTAGGGTCCTGACGATCGGGAAAAGACGATTAGTTGCTTCTCCTTTCCCACTTTCCTTTGCTCCTAATCAGGCTGCATGATGGCATCGGAGGCTGACAGAAGGACTGGGATGGTTAATCTGGAGTAGAGCTTGGTAGTAAATACTAGTAAGGTCGGCCTGCCAAAAGCCCGCCCCTCGATTCACACGTGATTATTCAGCAAAACTGAGCCCATTGGAGAGGGGCTCTTCTCCTAGCTTTTTAGCTTTAACCCCTAAGAAGGATTCTGGCGATTcaacagagacacatacagacacacaggcattCTTGATTAATTACTCTGGACGTTGAGATGTAGGCAGAGCTGACACGTACCTAAGCTTCACAGTTCTGTGAGGAGGATGTGCGGAGCCTTAAGGGACTAGATCAGCTCAGAAAACACTGCGGGAGAAAAAGtattggagagaagaaaaggctttAACCCACCCTTGTTCACGATGGTGACTTGAGGCAGAACTTCAGGGGCAGGTCCTCCGCAGGGCTCGCTTTCCATCCGTCTCGCTGAAGGGGGTAGTTCCGAGTGCTGCTCGCCAGTAGAGCGCCGCGATGGCTGGATGCTGACGTGCTGGGGGGGTTAAAGATGATCGCCGAAGGCAGACCGGAGCAGCAGTTCCGTGGCCCTCAAGTCTCGGGTCTCAACGACTCCCCAGCGGGCTCGGCGTCTTCAGAAGAGCCCCCGGAGCCCGCCCACCGGGTTGCCGCAGCCCCGCCGAGCCTCAGAGGCCGTGGGAGCCGGGCAGGGCGCAGGTCTCCGGAGGCTGGTGGGCGCGCGGCAGGCCCCCGCCAAGCCCGTCATGCCGGTCCCGCCGGGTCCCGGGACTCCCGGCAGCCTGAGGAACGAGCAGGGCGACGAGGGACGCGTCTACCAGGCTCCGGTCGCTGTGGCAGCTCGCCGTAGCATCGCGGCTGCACCGGGCCAGCTCGCCAGTAACTTCCCGCCTACGACCGAACTAGCTCAGGCTCTCCACTGCAAGCGCTCGCTGAGCGGCGGTCGTCGCCTCTGCAGCGGTCTTCCCCTCTTCTCCGATTTTCCGGGGGGCTCCGGTGATGGGAAGGGTCCTTGGAAGTAGAGGCGGTCGCCACAGTTCCCGGGCGCAGCCAGTCCCGCCGATTTCTTGGCGTCCGTCCAGCAGCAGCTCGGGCGCTGGGTGCCCCTTGGCCAGTTCTTCGCGGTCCTCCGGCCTGTGCCCCTAGTCTGTGCCGCGGACAGGGCAGCGGTGGCCAGCCAGCTGGGTCCCGGAGCCGATCCAGGCAGAGCCAGTCCCTCCCGAGCTGCGGCTGACAGTTTCTTTTGTAGTCCGACTCCCCAAAATCTCGGAGAGCTGCTCCCTTCCCGGCTTCAGGCACTTGCGCGTCTTCCCTCTTTAggatctttcctttccctctctcctttgctTCTTTTTCCGCTGGAGCAACTGCTGCTTCGGTTGCCTCTGCTGAGACGGTGCCGGTTTCTTATCCCTTTTTTCCGACCTCATCAgctttttttgaaaagaaaaaaattgagcgCTTTTTGAGTTGAAAAACCCGCCCCCATTTTAACGGCAGAGTTTTAAGGAGGCTCCGTGGAGTTAGCGCGCCGCGGGAGCGGGAAGGCCGGGCACCGCCCACGCCCCGCCCTCCGCCCTGGCGGCGCACTGGCCGGCGGCGCGCTCGCCCCGCCCCCGCGGCCCCGCGCTCTCCTCTGCCCGCGCAGGGCCTGGGTCCGCGGGGCGGCGGGCCGCGGGGTTCCTGCCCACCGGCCGCCCCTGCCCAAGCGGGGTCGGGGCCGCCCGGACGGGCCTGCTGGGCTGGGGCTGACTGGCTGCAGCCCGCGACGCCGAGCCCCTGGCGGGCGGGACCCCGGCGGTGGTAACCCCGCGCCGGCTGAGGCTCTAGAGGCTCCGCGGCCCTACCGCTGGCGGGCGGAGAGCGCTCGGGCGCTCCTGGCGTCTCCTCTGCTGGACCCGGGCCGCTCCCGGCCTCCGCGCTCCCGGGCCAGGCTCGCGGATTGGAGCGGCCTGGCCTGCGGCTGTCGCCTCCTCCTCCGGGAGCGCGCTCTGGCTGAACCCCGTTGCTCCACCACAGGCCTTGGCACCTGTCAGGTCATTGCCAGGGCTGCGGAGGCGACCCGACTGACAGCGCCAGACAGAAGTCTTGTAGACTGAGTTGTAGGAGAACGGAAAGTATGTTACGAGAAATCACGATGAACTTAGAAGCTTTAAAGTTCCAGGGTCTAGAAAATGCGACTTCTCTTCttgagggaaagggagaaatgggattaattttaaacaaagttTACAGTAAGTTAGAAAACAAATCAGCACGGTTGTATGATGCATTCAGTGAGCAAAATGAAACCAAGCAAAAAATGACAAGTGGTCTAATTAGAACCAGCCATGGCACATATATCAAGCAACATCTGTACCCAGTTCCATGGAGTAAAATGGAAGTATTAAAAACAAGCCAGAAACATCTGGATAATTATCTTGAAACAGGTTGGCTGTTAGGGAAAGTTGAAACTAGCAAGAATTTGGCAGTGTTTCTTGAAATTGTTAAGGGGAAAAAACCCAGCTATTTTCTGGTGTAACTAAAGCTGAATATTGTGAATCAGGTAACAACAACCAAAGAAATGAACTCcttaaaagcaaacattttaacATTATAATATTTAGGATTCCATGTATACTGTATACTCGATCATTCTGGGAACTATGAGATTTTAGTTCAGCTGGAAGTTGTGGTAGGGCATTGGCACTGTTAAAGTGATACCTGGCACTAATCCAATTTACAAACACTGCCTTCTACAATTTAATGGCATCTTGCTTGGGGAAAATATGATaatgagagagaataaaattGTATGTATTCTGTAAAAAATGAGTGTACATATGTTCTGACTTTCATCAAATAAAATACCTGTGTTGTGTAACTGAGTAAAGAAAACTCATGAGTTAGGGTGCTTTTATCCAGGCAAGCCTACAGCTccttatgtatctcaggctggcttatTGTAATCTCGAAGCAGCCTGGTATGGCTGGATTACAAGTATGCAGTACTGTACCTTGTTGTATTAAGAGTTTTTggagctgggcgttggtggtgcacgcctttaatcccagcactcgggaggcagaggcaggcagatctctgagtttgaggccagcctggactacagagtgagttccaggaaaggcacaaagctacacagagaaaccctgtctcgaaactccaaaaaccaaaaagtttgGAGGCCCTAAGAACGACAATTTTAACATCCCATCACCCACAggtaatatgtaaataaatataaaaatgatatagTACCTGCAAATAAGGAaaagcagctgggtgtggtggcccgtgactttaatcctagcagttgggaggcCAGGGCAAGcggactctgagtttgaggctggctggtctacattgtgagttccaggatagggcTATGttagagataccctgtctcaaaataaataaatacatcactaattttaaaaaggagcaaAAACAGTTCAATAAAGTTCTGCTCTTCGTATGACTTCAGTTGCTCTTcttaaaatattaactttttaGGTTCGTTTAAAAAACTTGTGTGGCCTACCATGAGAGGGAGCACATTCCTgaggaccaggacccagaggtgggTTACCctggagacctaggatagaaccaaacaggactggcaaaaaaaaaaaaaaaaaaaaaaaaaaagtcaatgaaatgattcctaatgattctctgctatactcatagattggtgcccagcccagctgtcatcagagagacttcatccagcaaccaactgatgggagcagatgcagagatccacagccagacattaggcagagctctggaatcctgtggaagagggggaacaAAGATTGTAGGAGCTAGTGGGgtaaaggacaccacaagaaaacccacagaaccaactaacctaggctcataggggctcacagagactgaactgacaaccagggagcctgcatgggactgacctaggtcctctgcatatctgttacagttgtgtaacttggtcttcatgTGAGACCCtgaacagtgggagcaggggctatctctgactcagttatctgcttttgggacccattcctcctggattgcctcatccagccttaacaGAAGAAGACCTTCCTCATctaactgcaacttgatataccatggctggctgatagcCATGGGAGGCCCTCTGGTTTCTGAAGAGATAGAGGAGGATTAGTGAATGGGGGCGgggaagtggtggtggggggaggggaaaactTCGgcatataaacacaaaacaacaaaacttatgtgtcagggcagtggtggcatgtgcctttaatcctatcacctgggaggcagaggcaggtggatctctgtgagttcaaggccagcctggtctacagagctagttctaggacagccagggctacacaaagaaactcggtcttgaaaaaccaaaaataaatgagtaaataaaaacgtgtgtgtgtgtgtgtgtgtgtgtgtgtgtgcgcatacgCGCGCATCAGGTCAGAGGAGGGGCATTGAATTCCCTGATACAGTGAGCTGTCTTATGAGGCTGGTGGTGGGAAACAAACCCTGGGCCTTTGCAaaggcagcaagtgctcctaactactaagccatctctgcaaccCAAAATACTGCTTAAGAGAgggtttgggtgtttttttttttttggtgggggggtagttttggttttgtttggtgcCTAAGAGTGTGCTTCCTCTGCCTACTCTGAGAAGCAGAACTGGCAGCACACAGTTCAGTCTAACTGAGAGAGCTTAAATAAGCACAATGAAGGGCCACCGATGAAGAtccactcctctctccctccctccctccttccctccccccttccttttcacatccctccctttcttcctgggccttctgcctcagccttcttagtTCTTCCTGagtttataggcatgtgctaccacgtcgagttgaaaaaaaaattagatttaagaATATCTGTCCCCCATAACCTTATATTTTAACACATACTCAGAAGATTCACAGGTACTCAGTTACATCAAAAAttaacagtttttcttttaatatagttGTGTCCCTCAAATGCTTAAAGGCAACCTGCATAGTTGGATATAAGGTACTAAGAGTTGTGGGAATCATTTTAAAGGACTTACAGCAAGCATATGGTTTAGTCAGATTATTTCATGCTTTTCCCACATTGACTCCAGCCAATGAAGAGTTTCTACATGATTAGCTTTGAGGAATGTGAATGAGGTAACTATACTTTCTTGGTTTTAAAATCTTCTCTTTGTTGAATTTATAGATAACAGAGGTGGCCCCCTACGGggcctttttaaaattacttatactTGTGGCTTGGGTATTTATTTCTGAGAGTACAGGCTTTTCATATGGGTACTTGTAGGACTTAGAAATTCCTTTCttgaaaagtaagaaaaaaaatgccagtaAACAACTTAAAAGCTTAAATATGATATTAATAAGTAATGCTTACAGTGTTCTCTAGTTATTAAAtatgataaacatttaaaagttacAACTCTGTGAAGtaaatattattctcattttttgaTGAGGGAAATTTGAAATTATGATTTAAAGTCATTAAGTATAGGACTGGAATTCATATCTTAGGCCCTAAATCTTAGGCCATTCCCACTACTTACAAGTCCAAGATCAGCCACTAGACTCTTTAAAATCATTGGATAAACTACCTGTTTGATTACTTAAACAGGATTTTAACTTGGTAGTAATATTAGTCTCATGATTTACCTAATAAACAggaaacattgtttaaaaaaattcgGTTATCTCAATCACAGGATCAAAGTTAACACTACAGTAAGTCATTTGATAGAGTGAAGACCCCAATATCATGTGATGAGAAGGACCTATTGCCCTTGAGTATTCTTATTCAAAATCCATAAACTCAGTATAGTcccccccatcccctgccccAAAATAAGGTCTTCCCCCGAATTCTGTCCCATTCCAGCTCTCATCCTGGCaacaatactgggattaaaggtatgtgctgccacGCCCAGCACAAACTCAGTGTAAATCTGAGGAAACACTAGGCAAAACCAAGTTGAGGGATAGCTTATAAAGTTCTTGACTCTTCAGAATTTTCAGGATCTGGGATGTCATTGGAGTTTATAAAtccaaaataatttcaaataaaaatttaggtaaatagggcctggagaggtggctcagtggttaagagcttagactgctcttgcagaggacctgagtttgactcccacaCCACcaggtggctcagaaccacctgtatgtaactccagctccaggggaattgGATGCCTCTGTGGATACCCATACTGAtgtcacataattaaaaaatagtaaaataagtaTTAATAATATCACAAATAACTTAtacttgaaaaatgaaataaaaactcaaagaGTTTTAGAAAGAGATAGTACACGAAGATTGATTTTAGAAGGTTGTATTTAAATTAGGCCAAAGTCTATTTTAGTGGACTAtgaaaatgagattaaaattattttgaatacttATGGAAAAAGAATATCTATTCTGATTTTTGGCACTGCAGTAAAATTTTCTCAAaattgaattttagaaaaataaaaaaacaaattactttCTCATGATAATTCAatggtttcttttaaattttttttctgtagtagACATTAATTCTGGATGCTGGTTATCTAATCGATATAGCTAGACCATTTACTTCATAAACTTGACAGCATGGAGGGTGATACTGTAGGAAGTCACCAGAGAAACTGGGAAGAATATTGGTTTTGACCTAGCCTTGAACTGTAGgccttctacttttttttttttttttttttttttttttagatttgtttatttattatgtatacagtgttctgtctgcacatatccctgcaggccagaagaggacaccagatctcattacagatggttgtgagccaccatgtggttgctgggaattgaacttaggacctttggaagagcaagcagtgctcttaacctctgagtcatctttccagccccagccttccactttcGATCATGGACCTGGACAAATTCTTTACCTCTCAAGAGAAGCTTTTCATTGTGTAAAGTGGCTTTTGTGAAGATTGAAttaaataaagtatataaaatacttGTATGTAaaagacttttgtttgtttgtcttttgttttcaagaccaggtttctctgtgtaacagccctggctgtcctggaactcattttgtaaatcaggctggttTACacacttacagagatccacctgtctctgctccctgaatgctgggattgaaggtgtgtgccactgtacctgACTAGAGACTGCAA
Coding sequences within:
- the LOC119087500 gene encoding fibril-forming collagen alpha chain-like; protein product: MPVPPGPGTPGSLRNEQGDEGRVYQAPVAVAARRSIAAAPGQLASNFPPTTELAQALHCKRSLSGGRRLCSGLPLFSDFPGGSGGSVELARRGSGKAGHRPRPALRPGGALAGGALAPPPRPRALLCPRRAWVRGAAGRGVPAHRPPLPKRGRGRPDGPAGLGLTGCSPRRRAPGGRDPGGGNPAPAEALEAPRPYRWRAESARALLASPLLDPGRSRPPRSRARLADWSGLACGCRLLLRERALAEPRCSTTGLGTCQVIARAAEATRLTAPDRSLVD